A genomic segment from Leptolyngbya boryana PCC 6306 encodes:
- a CDS encoding DUF6679 family protein, with protein MLHRKIYQLCCDGREVWIFLRDQQRWIERAKILDIEGDLVTLRYETEEEDENCSWEEMVRLESIGAVTQKLASVPKGCVEPLVSDDCPEAEQLSNPPFDKRED; from the coding sequence ATGCTACACCGCAAGATCTATCAACTCTGTTGTGACGGTCGCGAAGTCTGGATCTTCTTGCGGGATCAACAGCGCTGGATCGAACGTGCCAAAATCCTTGATATCGAAGGTGATCTGGTCACACTGCGCTACGAAACCGAAGAAGAAGATGAAAATTGCTCTTGGGAAGAAATGGTCCGCCTCGAAAGCATTGGGGCGGTAACTCAAAAGCTTGCCTCTGTTCCAAAAGGCTGTGTCGAACCCCTGGTTTCCGATGATTGTCCTGAAGCGGAACAACTCTCAAACCCACCCTTCGACAAACGCGAAGACTAA
- a CDS encoding SIMPL domain-containing protein, which yields MMSLVRKSHWLSAVPIAVGMMSFAMISPAFAQEKLMRTLTVSGRGFEDIQTTLAQVRLGVEVQGKTANEVQQEVARKSNSVVNFLKSRQVEKLETTGINLSPRYDYANNRQTLIGYTASNTVSFRTSNERAGGILDEAVRAGATRIDSVSFVASDDAIAAAQKVALRKATQDAQTQADAVFSALNLTRKDIVSVQINGATPPTPVFREAALMQMRDAKVSAAPSPVIGGEQRVEGSVTLQISY from the coding sequence ATGATGAGTTTAGTTCGGAAATCTCACTGGCTGAGTGCTGTGCCGATCGCAGTTGGAATGATGAGCTTTGCAATGATCAGTCCTGCCTTTGCTCAGGAGAAACTCATGCGGACATTGACGGTTTCGGGTCGTGGATTTGAAGATATCCAGACGACACTGGCACAAGTGCGGTTGGGAGTTGAGGTGCAGGGTAAGACTGCGAATGAAGTACAGCAGGAAGTGGCACGCAAATCGAATTCGGTTGTCAATTTCTTGAAATCGCGTCAGGTTGAGAAGTTGGAAACGACTGGGATTAATTTGAGTCCTCGTTATGACTACGCGAATAATCGTCAGACATTGATTGGTTATACGGCTTCTAATACAGTTTCATTTCGTACGTCAAATGAGCGCGCGGGTGGAATTTTAGATGAAGCAGTGCGCGCAGGGGCGACTCGGATTGATAGCGTGAGTTTTGTGGCTTCGGATGATGCGATCGCAGCGGCACAGAAAGTGGCGCTGCGCAAAGCAACCCAAGACGCGCAGACTCAGGCAGATGCCGTCTTTAGTGCATTGAATCTGACGCGCAAAGACATCGTCAGTGTTCAGATTAATGGCGCAACGCCTCCTACTCCAGTTTTTCGGGAAGCGGCGTTAATGCAGATGCGAGATGCGAAAGTTTCAGCAGCTCCGAGTCCGGTGATCGGTGGAGAACAACGAGTAGAAGGCTCAGTGACATTGCAAATTAGTTATTAA